From a single Hippoglossus stenolepis isolate QCI-W04-F060 chromosome 2, HSTE1.2, whole genome shotgun sequence genomic region:
- the LOC118117676 gene encoding uncharacterized protein LOC118117676, translating into MPSHIMLSYQWDDQALVKKIYNRLKEDGLPVWMDIEGGVTGNINDAMAAGVEEAVVICPFMTPEYQASRSCKKELNYADTREVIVVPVMLTKNWEASEWLGLITAGLLWVDFRNAEKDEELFEMCLRSLEEEIMFNVGHLLAVEEAPREEEEDEPEPPKPCLKKKPGRGFRHAVSELYIHDSGEQMIPTTTESRNTVELSEAAGDHCYWEEMKGNGCKFYRNVVTNRFLGFDWSRNQVHSEVSPSESEEWLLLVDQTDQSHKRAVIIKNKRSGSFLAVRDGHFLGLTSYDEDCKWFLE; encoded by the exons ATGCCGTCTCATATCATGCTCTCTTACCAGTGGGACGACCAGGCTCTGGTGAAGAAGATCTACAACCGCCTCAAAGAAGATGGGCTGCCAGTGTGGATGGACATAGAAGGAGGGGTGACGGGGAACATCAATGATGC gatgGCTGCAGGCGTGGAGGAGGCCGTGGTGATTTGCCCCTTCATGACCCCAGAGTACCAGGCGTCCCGCAGCTGCAAAAAGGAGCTCAACTACGCAGACACCAGGGAGGTCATCGTGGTGCCCGTCATGCTCACCAAGAACTGGGAGGCCAGTGAGTGGCTGGGGCTGATCACTGCAGGCCTGCTGTGGGTGGACTTCAG AAATGCAGAAAAGGACGAGGAGCTCTTTGAGATGTGTCTCAGatctctggaggaggagatcaTGTTTAACGTGGGTCACCTCCTGGCCGTGGAGGAAGCtcccagagaggaggaggaggatgaaccAGAGCCACCGAAGCCCTGCCTGAAAAAGAAACCAGGCCGAGGCTTCCGTCACGCCGTCTCCGAGCTCTACATCCACGACTCAG GCGAGCAGATGATCCCCACAACCACTGAGAGCAGAAACACAGTGGAGCTGAGTGAGGCTGCAGGAGATCACTGCTACTGGGAGGAGATGAAGGGCAACGGCTGTAAGTTCTACAGGAATGTCGTCACCAACAGATTCCTCG gatTTGACTGGAGCAGGAACCAGGTCCACTCTGAGGTCAGCCCCTCCGAGTCTGAAgagtggctgctgctggtggaccAGACGGACCAGAGCCACAAGAGAGCCGTCATCATCAAGAACAAGCGCTCAGGGAGTTTCCTGGCGGTCCGAGACGGCCACTTCCTCGGACTGACGTCGTATGACGAAGACTGCAAGTGGTTTTTGGAGTAA
- the plrg1 gene encoding pleiotropic regulator 1 — translation MSEDVQKHSVHTLVFRSLKRTHDMFVSDHAKSIAQDDESHKVKLGVKLKADYAAVLHMPVLKEGKDRVPHLPGSMQGHQSYAADDPEYLITGTHAYPSGPGVALTADTKMHRNPSEGGVLSMALALPPSQARQDISRTAASVGDIHRHAGAERSHPHSTALSLLEGGGTRNSALMRKGPTMPKPQWHPPWKLFRVISGHLGWVRSIAVEPGNQWFVTGSADRTIKIWDLASGKLKLSLTGHISTVRGVAVSTRSPYLFSCGEDKQVKCWDLEYNKVIRHYHGHLSAVYGIDLHPTIDVLVTCSRDATARVWDIRSKANVHTLTGHTNTVATVRCQAAEPQIITGSHDSTIRLWDLIAGKTRATLTNHKKSVRTLVMHPRQYTFASGSADNIKQWMFPDGNFIQNLSGHNAIINTLAVNSDGVLVSGADNGTIHMWDWRTGYNFQRIHAAVQPGSLDSESGIFACMFDHSESRLITAEADKTIKVYREDDTATEESHPVNWKPEILKRKRF, via the exons ATGTCGGAG GACGTCCAGAAACACTCGGTCCACACTCTGGTCTTCAGGTCCCTCAAACGGACCCACGACATGTTTGTGTCCGACCACGCGAAGTCCATCGCGCAGGACGATGAAAG CCACAAGGTGAAGCTGGGTGTGAAGCTCAAAGCGGACTACGCAGCAGTTCTACACATGCCCGTcctgaaggaaggaaaagacagAGTCCCACATCTCCCAGGCAGCATGCAGGGACACCAGAGCTAcgcagcag ATGACCCAGAATACCTGATCACCGGGACACATGCGTACCCCTCTGGACCTG GAGTTGCTTTGACCGCTGACACAAAGATGCACAGGAATCCCAGTGAGGGAGGAGTCCTTTCCATGGCGTTGGCTTTGCCACCCTCACAAGCCAG gcAGGACATTAGCCGCACTGCAGCCAGTGTCGGTGACATCCATCGACACGCAGGAGCAGAGAGATCTCACCCTCACTCTACTGCTCTG TCGCTCTTGGAAGGAGGTGGCACCAGAAATTCTGCGCTCATGAGAAAAGGACCAACCATGCCCAAGCCCCAGTGGCATCCACCGTGGAAACTGTTTCGG GTCATCAGTGGTCACCTTGGCTGGGTGAGGTCCATCGCTGTGGAACCTGGGAATCAGTGGTTTGTCACTGGGTCTGCTGATAGAACCATTAAG ATTTGGGACCTGGCCAGTGGGAAACTGAAGCTCTCTCTGACCGGACACATCAGCACCGTGCGCGGTGTAGCCGTGAGCACCCGCAGCCCCTACCTGTTCTCCTGCGGTGAAGACAAGCAAGTCAAATGTTGGGATCTGGAGTACAACAAG GTCATCAGACACTACCACGGACACCTGAGTGCTGTGTATGGCATAGATCTGCATCCGACCATTGACGTGCTGGTGACGTGCAGCAGGGATGCCACCGCCAGG GTGTGGGACATCAGGTCGAAAGCTAACGTGCACACGCTAACCGGCCACACCAACACCGTGGCCACAGTGAGATGTCAAGCTGCGGAGCCGCAAATCATCACTG GCAGCCACGATTCAACCATCAGGCTGTGGGATTTGATCGCTGGTAAAACCAGAGCCACGCTGACCAACCACAAGAAGTCTGTCCGAACTCTGGTGATGCATCCCAGACA ataCACGTTTGCTTCTGGTTCTGCCGACAACATCAAGCAGTGGATGTTTCCAGATGGCAACTTCATCCAGAACCTGTCGGGTCACAACGCCATTATCAACACTCTGGCTGTGAACTCAGATGGCGTCTTGGTGTCTGGAG CCGACAATGGAACCATCCACATGTGGGATTGGAGGACAGGCTATAACTTCCAGAGGATCCACGCAGCTGTGCAGCCTGGATCCCTGGACAGCGAGTCGGGCATCTTCGCCTGCATGTTCGACCACTCGGAGAGCCGACTGATCACCGCCGAGGCCGACAAGACCATCAAAGTGTACAGAGAGGATGACACCGCG ACAGAAGAAAGCCATCCGGTCAACTGGAAACCAGAGATCCTCAAGAGAAAGAGATTCTAA